A stretch of Cicer arietinum cultivar CDC Frontier isolate Library 1 chromosome 5, Cicar.CDCFrontier_v2.0, whole genome shotgun sequence DNA encodes these proteins:
- the LOC101513500 gene encoding allene oxide synthase 1, chloroplastic-like — translation MATTSLTSVSSTFLQTEFPLKRTKRHINRCSVSKCPFNPISVAPIKSSGSETADTTSLSPVPQNPLPETNKKLPLRKIPGDYGLPLVGPIKDRLDYFYNGGRDKFFRTRAHKYQSTVFRANMPPGPFISNNPNVIVLLDGKSFPVLFDTSKVEKRDLFTGTFMPSTELTGGYRILSYLDPSEPKHDQLKRFLFYLLTSRISHFIPEFHSSYAKLFDTLEKQLAKNGKASFAEANDQAAFNYLAKALYGVNPSETDLKNEAPKIITKWTLLQLSPILSLGLPKYIEEAVFHTFRLPPILVKKDYQRLYDFFYDAASGPVLEEAVRLGVSKEEAVHNLIFATCFNSFGGMKIFFPNMLKWIGRAGVNLHSKLAEEIRSAVKSNGGKVTMAAMEQMPLMKSVVYESFRIEPPVPLQYGKAKHDFVIENHENSFQVKEGEMLFGFQPFATKDPKIFDRPDEFVGERFIGEEGEKLLKHVLWSNGPETEQPTVSNKQCAGKDFVVLFSRLLVVEFFLRYDTFGIQVGKSPIGSAITFTSLKKATF, via the coding sequence ATGGCTACAACATCACTTACCTCCGTTTCTTCTACTTTCCTTCAAACAGAATTTCCATTAAAGAGAACAAAAAGACACATCAATCGTTGCTCCGTTTCGAAATGCCCTTTCAATCCAATTTCAGTTGCACCAATAAAATCCTCGGGATCAGAAACAGCAGACACAACATCTCTATCCCCCGTTCCACAAAACCCATTACccgaaacaaacaaaaaacttcCATTACGAAAAATCCCTGGAGATTACGGACTCCCTTTAGTGGGACCCATAAAAGACCGTCTCGATTATTTTTATAACGGAGGACGAGACAAATTTTTTAGAACACGCGCCCATAAATACCAATCAACCGTTTTTCGCGCCAACATGCCACCTGGccctttcatttcaaataacCCAAACGTCATCGTTTTACTCGACGGAAAAAGTTTCCCCGTTCTGTTCGATACTTCCAAAGTAGAAAAACGAGATCTCTTCACCGGAACTTTCATGCCGTCAACTGAACTCACCGGCGGTTACAGAATCCTCTCATACCTCGATCCATCCGAACCAAAACACGATCAACTCAAACGATTCCTCTTTTATCTCCTTACATCACGAATCTCCCATTTCATCCCTGAGTTTCATTCCTCTTACGCAAAACTCTTCGATACGTTGGAAAAACAGCTTGCAAAAAACGGAAAAGCGAGTTTCGCCGAAGCTAACGATCAAGCCGCTTTTAACTACCTTGCGAAAGCACTTTACGGAGTTAACCCTTCCGAAACAGATCTTAAAAACGAAGctccaaaaattataacaaaatggACTCTGCTTCAGCTTAGTCCAATTCTTTCATTAGGTCTTCCAAAGTATATTGAAGAAGCAGTTTTTCACACTTTTCGTCTTCCTCCAATTTTGGTGAAAAAAGATTACCAAAGACTTTATGATTTCTTCTACGATGCTGCTTCTGGACCGGTTTTAGAGGAAGCGGTTCGACTCGGAGTTTCTAAAGAAGAAGCGGTTCACAATCTTATATTCGCCACGTGTTTTAATTCTTTCGGTGGAATGAAGATATTTTTCCCCAATATGTTAAAGTGGATTGGACGTGCGGGCGTTAATCTTCACAGTAAATTAGCGGAAGAGATTAGATCAGCCGTTAAATCTAACGGTGGGAAAGTAACGATGGCAGCGATGGAACAAATGCCGTTGATGAAATCAGTGGTGTACGAATCCTTTAGAATTGAACCACCTGTGCCGTTACAATACGGAAAAGCGAAACACGATTTCGTTATTGAGAATCACGAAAACTCGTTTCAAGTGAAAGAAGGTGAAATGTTGTTTGGTTTTCAACCGTTTGCGACGAAGGATCCTAAGATTTTTGATAGACCTGATGAATTTGTTGGGGAGAGGTTTATCGGTGAAGAGGGAGAGAAGTTGTTGAAACATGTGCTTTGGTCTAACGGTCCTGAAACGGAACAACCAACGGTTTCAAATAAACAATGTGCTGGAAAggattttgttgttttgttttctaGACTTTTGGTGGTCGAGTTTTTTCTCCGTTATGATACTTTTGGGATACAAGTTGGTAAATCGCCGATAGGATCTGCTATTACATTTACTTCTCTTAAGAAAGCaactttttag
- the LOC101513802 gene encoding wall-associated receptor kinase-like 14, with protein MISITNHPLLILLLIFLPIIKGQVNYQKCHQSCGSTKPFPYPFGFSSGCSIRLNCTPDGEIFIGEFPVQSVNSNSITVNIKAQCNRPFEKFHQLFSHKYAPTSGNVILLQNCTETLIPCSIPEALLPSHFESQSNGCGGGGGKLSCYFENNTRSFVNEKKLDRIGCEFFMSSISSEDLTNNSDAAVSLEVATIELGWWIHGDQCLCSDHANCTQIESPIDGKPGFRCSCNDGFVGDGFLAGVGCRKASSTCNPKKYMSGRCGGTARFIVLIGGFVLGASLMVTLGSVCCFFRRRTKLRVTKSTKRRFTETTNNYSVPIYSYKDIERATHSFSEKQRLGTGAYGTVYAGKLYNDEYVAIKRIKHRDNESIEQVMNEIKLISSVSHPNLVRLLGCSIEYGEQILVYEFMPNGTLSQHLQRERGNGLSWPVRLKIATETAQAISHLHSEINPPIYHRDIKSSNILLDNNFGSKVADFGLSRLGILTEISHVSTAPQGTPGYVDPQYHQDFHLSDKSDVYSFGVVLVEIITGLKVVDFSRPHNEVNLASLFIDKIRKGLLVDIIDPIFLDPQVTNDEWTLSSIHKVAEVAFTCLAFHRDMRPCMTEVATELEQLRLSKWKSVDENNCFVSIELSSCSSSSSESEKPLSNTTLKNVGPKGKGLIKLDTGPVSLKSVDRLNSSSPVSVQDPDPWFSQQSSPSNSFPSKIFDHGSVS; from the exons ATGATCTCAATCACAAATCACCCACTTCTAATCCTTTTATTAATCTTTCTCCCAATAATCAAAGGTCAAGTAAATTACCAGAAATGCCACCAATCATGCGGTTCAACCAAACCCTTCCCTTACCCTTTCGGTTTCTCTTCCGGTTGTTCAATTCGCTTAAACTGCACTCCCGACGGCGAAATCTTCATCGGCGAATTTCCAGTTCAATCGGTAAACTCAAACAGCATAACAGTAAACATCAAAGCACAATGCAATCGTCCATTTGAAAAATTCCACCAACTCTTCAGCCACAAATACGCACCAACTTCGGGTAACGTGATTCTCTTACAGAACTGTACAGAAACTCTAATACCGTGTTCGATACCGGAGGCCCTGCTTCCGAGTCACTTTGAATCTCAATCTAACGGTTGCGGCGGCGGCGGCGGTAAATTGAGTTGCTACTTTGAAAACAACACGAGAAGTTTTGTGAATGAGAAAAAATTGGATCGAATTGGATGTGAATTCTTCATGTCGTCGATTTCGTCTGAAGATTTGACAAATAATTCGGATGCGGCGGTTTCTTTGGAAGTAGCTACGATTGAGCTTGGATGGTGGATTCATGGAGATCAGTGTCTTTGTTCTGATCATGCTAATTGTACTCAAATTGAATCGCCGATTGATGGAAAGCCTGGGTTTCGGTGTAGCTGTAATGATGGGTTCGTCGGCGATGGTTTTTTGGCCGGAGTAGGCTGCCGGAAAG CCTCATCAACATGCAACCCAAAAAAATACATGTCCGGAAGATGTGGAGGAACAGCAAGATTTATTGTCTTAATTGGAG GATTTGTTTTGGGTGCTTCACTGATGGTTACTCTAGGttcagtatgttgtttcttTCGCCGACGCACCAAATTAAGAGTCACAAAGAGCACAAAAAGACGCTTCACCGAAACTACTAACAATTACAGTGTGCCTATCTATTCCTACAAAGACATTGAGAGAGCCACACATAGTTTCTCAGAGAAACAAAGGTTAGGAACCGGAGCATACGGTACGGTTTATGCTGGGAAACTTTACAACGATGAATATGTTGCTATCAAAAGAATAAAACACAGAGACAATGAAAGCATTGAACAAGTCATGAATGAGATCAAGCTCATTTCCTCTGTTAGCCACCCCAATTTAGTACGCTTATTGGGTTGTTCCATTGAGTATGGAGAGCAAATTTTGGTGTATGAGTTCATGCCAAATGGAACATTGAGTCAGCATTTGCAAAGAGAGAGAGGAAACGGGCTTTCATGGCCTGTTAGACTCAAAATTGCCACAGAAACAGCCCAAGCCATATCACATCTTCATTCAGAAATTAATCCACCTATTTACCATAGAGATATCAAATCAAGTAACATACTTTTGGACAACAATTTTGGTTCCAAAGTAGCAGATTTTGGGCTATCAAGATTAGGAATATTAACTGAAATATCTCATGTTTCAACTGCACCACAAGGAACACCTGGCTATGTTGACCCACAATACCATCAAGACTTTCACCTTTCAGATAAAAGCGATGTATATAGCTTTGGTGTGGTTCTTGTTGAGATCATTACAGGACTAAAAGTAGTTGACTTTTCACGTCCTCATAATGAAGTGAATTTGGCTTCTCTTTTTATTGATAAGATCAGAAAAGGGCTTTTGGTTGATATTATAGACCCAATATTTCTTGATCCCCAAGTAACCAATGATGAGTGGACACTTTCTTCTATACACAAAGTTGCTGAGGTGGCATTTACATGCCTTGCATTTCATAGGGATATGAGACCTTGTATGACAGAAGTGGCAACTGAATTAGAGCAACTAAGGTTGAGTAAGTGGAAATCTGTTGATGAAAACAATTGTTTTGTTTCAATAGAGTTGTCTTCTTGCTCTTCTTCTTCTAGTGAAAGTGAGAAACCATTGAGCAATACCACATTGAAGAACGTTGGGCCTAAGGGTAAAGGCCTTATTAAGCTGGATACTGGGCCTGTTTCTTTGAAGTCAGTTGATAGGCTCAATAGTAGCTCGCCGGTTTCGGTACAAGACCCAGACCCGTGGTTTAGTCAGCAGAGCTCGCCCTCCAATAGTTTTCCCAGTAAGATATTTGATCATGGATCTGTTTCATGA